Within the Plectropomus leopardus isolate mb chromosome 15, YSFRI_Pleo_2.0, whole genome shotgun sequence genome, the region aaaacaaaaacaaacgtaTGATTATTATAATGCAGTTTTCTGCACAGTTTCccccagcttttaaaaaatcattttaaagaattttctaaatccaaTTGCTCACAACATAAGCTCTCATCCTTCTTACAGCACAACATGCCTCAAAGTCTTTCAGGAGTGACTCACtcacagaaaacagaataaagggATAGTTCCAGCATATTTCCACTTGCCTTTATTGCTACAAGGCTATTCGAAAAGGAACTACCTTTTCTcaaatctttacaaaaataatctaatcaaagttagaaaaaaatgcaacagaatACTACAACCAAGTTGTGACTCGAAACACTTTTCACCTGTGTAGTTGGAAGCAAAatctctctctaaaaaaaaaaatcaccaataaatccaactgagacaaaaaaaaaaaaaaaacatggggaaaaagtctTGTCTGGAACAAATATTTTGTCTGGAAAATATCATCTtcagtttattaaaaatttaCAAACAGTGTCGGATGTTAGTGTTTCATCTCAAGGCAACAGATGACAGGgatgacagaaaataacactTAACCACCTTTAGACAAATGCTTTGAATTTGTCGCCCCCTACAGAATAAACTGTGAACCTCCACTGAGCAAAGTACATTACTTGTACTGTagtgtaaccctttgaaacctgaacaaatggGCTCAGCTTCTGTCAGAAATAtgggaataaggcaatgagcaacaaagaccaaacatttgcaagaaataagtcacaaaaaagaagaatgccctagaattataataattctgtcaacacatttatacatttaaaataaatttataataatttgatatttaaatacatagttttttttcatagctttaaaaaaaataataagtaaggcaacaagcaacaaaagaataaatggcccaaaaatgagcaagaaatatacaaaaagtagaagaaagaaaatgtaatacTACAACCAGCAATCCAGTGCTGATATTAGCAAGTGCTGTGTTTGTCatgtagaaatgtattttttttaaagaaaacaaaagtaaaacaaaaagtaaacaaatacatgccttagaaaaacacatttaaaaattatagtAATCATGTAACATAAgtttatatatgtaattttgataattagaTGTTTTtcccttagctttttaaaaataaataaataaggcaacaagcaacaaaagaagaaatagcccaaaaattggcaagagatatgttaaaaaaagtaaattaccagaattttattatttttaaaacaacataaaaacaaaaactgaaactaacaagtaacatctgtaacatcatttaatgttttttcctaactcctttaaaataaataaataaggcaaaaagaaacaaaagaagaaattacccaaaaaatctgcaagaaagTAGAAAAGTCTttcacagcttttttaaaataattttctaaatatactaatttcttgcagctTGTAGAACTTTTCTTACCATGTTGCTAAATGaccttttccatgtttctgaaagaaactgcGGAGGgcacaaaggtttaaatacttgtggaaggcgtctgaaagcagcacgagaaaagtgatgtcactccagctTTCAATGGGTTAAGTAACCCTCAGAGGAGTTACAACAGAGTAACTGCAATAGACaataaaaaagggagaaaatatTATTTGTGTACATAAAGTGAAACAATGCTTTGACATAAAGGAAGATTCATACAGTGGATGGTTTCATCCTAACACACAGTATATCCTCTCACAGACAACTAACACTGCACTGGagaatatctaaaaaaaaaaaaagagcctgcATTCtcatcaaatatttacatttttatatgaaaGGCACAGCACTGACAGACTTGATTTCTAGAACACAGCTCACTGAAACAGAAAGTGTCCctctgtttatttacagtgagCAGGGGTCTTGAAAAAATACCAATATCGCTTTTAGAACAGCAGCCTATTCatgcagtgttttcttttcacgtGGATATTTACCCGTGGATATCATTCAGAGTGGAAACGCTCCTGTTTCAGTATCTGGAGATACCTAATGAGAGACAGAAATTGGGTCATTGTGTGCAGCTTTGATCAAAACTGTCTTTTTCCTCAGAATTTCGAAACTCAACAGAATGAGAAAACTCAACAGGCGGGTTGTAGCAGCGCCGGCCGGTCCCTCCCTGTCTGAACGGAGCAAACCGCAGCCATTTCTTCACCACACCGGCGAACTGGTGATGCGTGGCCTCTTTACCCACTGGTGTTCGCTTCAGAGCACCTAAAAAAGAGAAGCTGAAGATTAGCATTCAAACAGCTCGGGGTTATTTCTTTGAAACCCACATTGCTCACAGGCCAGCACTCCTCACTGAGGTGGAAATGCTtgtggaaaaggaaaaagagaggtAAATATTTTTGAGGAAATAAAGGGAGAGGGAGGCAAACagggaaaataatacataaataaatgtatacacaattaaataaatacatttaaaaatgaacaaataaatatggaaaatgttaaattaaataaataggggAATTTatatgcaaagtggaaaatcataaagaaataaatatgaaaatgagtaaaattaaatggaaattaaataaatattgtcattttttgcattttcatttttttattgacacatttataGCAAGGAGAGATGCACTTTACCAGGTTTCAGcaaaattgttattttctaCCCATAGTCTCTGGACAGGTAGATGGaacaaattatgaaattattaatGACAGACTTTGATATAAATCGTGATAAATCATATCCCACCCCACCTAATCATGATAAGTCACAATTCTGTGCAAAATTGCAGCAATAAAATCATCAGGGCACCGTCATTcttacaaaagaagaaatgacccacaacTTAGCAagcaaaaaggacaaaaaaaattacctgaaaacaatttttaaaaaactgcagcatggacatgtttgaaaaaaaaaaaaaaagaacgagAACATTGCCAGACTCATCATTATACAGATGTACAGTATATTCCTTCCTTATGCTGCTGTGACACTTCCCTCTCTTTGTGTGGGATCAATTAAGTTTATCACATCTTACTTTTAGTAGATCGAAGTAGCGGTGTACTTACGGAAAAGGACCCCTTGGAGGCGAGTCTTCCCGAAGCTCCTCTTCTGCCCGCGGCCCACCCAGTTAAACTCAGCACCAACAGCGAATGAAATCACAGCCCGCATCAGACGTCTCACTGCATCGTCAACCGTGGCCCCGCCCATCCGCGACAAATAAGACACcttaaaattggaaaaaaagggtATCAGCAGATTCACAGCACACACCAAGCATTCACGTGCTGACAACTCAAGGTTCATGAAGCCTTAAACAtctcatcacacacaaacactcctgTAACTACCATCCTCTTCTGTACTCCTTCATCATCCAgctgtctctccatctcctccagctgctccaggGTCATCAGGGGGAGATCCAAGTCCAGAGCatccacatcctcctcctcgtAGCTGGTCTGACTCTGGAGTTGTGCCTGAAGGTCCCTCAGCACCACCCActgcctctgctgctcctctttgaTCTCCACCAGCAGGGCGATGATCTTCCGCTGAGCAGCCGTCTCTAGAGACAACGAGTCGGAGAGACGTttagtaggcaggtttccattacagatttgcacaaaactaaaaactgtagataaaacacaattgtgagatgagtGCGTTtgcactgagtgatgttctgtgacttctcctctggtgataacattccagtaaccatggtaatggatgttcaaaacatgacTAGCTTTAtatctattgcagccaccacactagccgtcattatttccaatccaagacCACAGACGTGTTATaggagcgataatggaaagacaagccccttataGTAttagggatttctgggaggtgataatccatgatttcacagaggaattgtagaTTCAAAGattccggatgatccgctcaacttgcGCAATtagagggttaatggaaacctgacTGGTGTGAAAGGATGGGATGAGGGGACAGATTATGGTTCAAATTCAGTGATTTAATCTGGCTAGTGCCATGGACAgcatacagaaagaaaaacgcCATGTCATGTGAAACTTGCATGACCGATATGTCACCTGAAGAATGGAAAGTTGAGGACATGACAAAGAGCAGAAGTTGAATGAAGTTTAATGTTACTACAATATCATTAAGTTTTTAGAGATGCATGATAATACTGGCAGATCTttggtattggcagatattggctttaaaattaaatattggaaTCGgccttaaaaactttttaaaaattattttttcatatgttagggtaaaagaaaaaagctcatGGAAAAAGTTCATCacgttacaaaattattataatttttaaacacttttttctgggtcatttctgtaggtttttttttatgtttttttccctaattttcaggtaattttgttgtacatacctaatttatttgctaattttagggacttttttttctcttttgttactCACTTCCCTCTTCTCgtgctttaaaaagaaaccagaccaatgtgctcaggtttcaaagggttaatggcttATGTTAACTTTATCATTCATCTTCATTGTGGACCATTCAGGCAAATTTAAACTGTTCCAGGCAGGTGCTGcgagaaattagcagatttagataagtgttttttaaaagtcaagggaagttaaaaaaaaaaaaaaaaattaaaaattattttaaaaaaagctagtgaaaaaaaaagtaaaataaaatagacaataaacctttaaaatcaagttacaaaattattataatttttaaacactttttctacaggtcatttctttttcctttttttcaaattttcagttaattttcttgcacttttttccaaatttctcACTAAACTGGAGTTATTTACTCACTGCCTTCatcctatgtttttaaaaagaaatcaaaccaatttgcttaagcttcaaagggttaatggctaCTTAACTTTATCGTCCGTCTCCCTGATAGACCAGAGACAGACTCTTAACTGTCCCAGCAAATGTAGCTctctctgtgcgtgtgtgtgtgtgtgtgtgtgtgtgtgtgtgtgtgcgcgcgcgcgtgtggcGGGAGCTGTGGTGGAGGTGAACGGCTGCCAGCTAACAGTATACCTGTGGATGTGGAGCTGCAGGCGGAGGACAGCGGCGGCTCTACGCCGAAGCTCACGGCTCCTCGCTGCGACTCCTCTTTCATCTCCTCCCCTCCGGAGCGTCTGGAGACATGTTCGGCCAGACTTTTCACCTCCTCGGTCACAGCTGCCAGCCTCTGCCGGAGGCTTTCCACAGCAATGTCTGCCATATGTTGACTCACGATATCCTCCACTCTCCGCTGTAGCACACCGTCGCGGTTATCTCCGTTAACTTCCTCCATTGAAGTTTT harbors:
- the si:dkey-187a12.4 gene encoding uncharacterized protein si:dkey-187a12.4 isoform X2, translated to MEEVNGDNRDGVLQRRVEDIVSQHMADIAVESLRQRLAAVTEEVKSLAEHVSRRSGGEEMKEESQRGAVSFGVEPPLSSACSSTSTETAAQRKIIALLVEIKEEQQRQWVVLRDLQAQLQSQTSYEEEDVDALDLDLPLMTLEQLEEMERQLDDEGVQKRMVSYLSRMGGATVDDAVRRLMRAVISFAVGAEFNWVGRGQKRSFGKTRLQGVLFRALKRTPVGKEATHHQFAGVVKKWLRFAPFRQGGTGRRCYNPPVSPDTETGAFPL
- the si:dkey-187a12.4 gene encoding uncharacterized protein si:dkey-187a12.4 isoform X1, yielding MEEVNGDNRDGVLQRRVEDIVSQHMADIAVESLRQRLAAVTEEVKSLAEHVSRRSGGEEMKEESQRGAVSFGVEPPLSSACSSTSTETAAQRKIIALLVEIKEEQQRQWVVLRDLQAQLQSQTSYEEEDVDALDLDLPLMTLEQLEEMERQLDDEGVQKRMVSYLSRMGGATVDDAVRRLMRAVISFAVGAEFNWVGRGQKRSFGKTRLQGVLFRALKRTPVGKEATHHQFAGVVKKWLRFAPFRQGGTGRRCYNPPVEFSHSVEFRNSEEKDSFDQSCTQ